Proteins encoded together in one Impatiens glandulifera chromosome 1, dImpGla2.1, whole genome shotgun sequence window:
- the LOC124922509 gene encoding CDGSH iron-sulfur domain-containing protein NEET-like, which produces MASIVSFSGGVGLLYGGGSTPELVKSGRASSRVVVRAELGGSGSNVNLSVRKEESQVTDTVLVADLAKPNTAYCRCWRSKTFPLCDGSHVKHNKETGDNVGPLLLKK; this is translated from the exons ATGGCGTCCATTGTTAGCTTCTCCGGTGGTGTTGGTCTCCTGTACGGCGGCGGATCCACGCCGGAATTGGTGAAGTCCGGCAGAGCCAGTTCTCGGGTGGTGGTGAGAGCTGAATTGGGTGGTTCTGGTTCAAATGTAAACCTTTCTGTCAGGAAGGAGGAATCTCAAGTCACTGATACTGTTCTTGTTGCTGATCTTGCCAAACCAAACACTGCCTACTGCAg GTGTTGGAGGTCGAAGACATTTCCTTTGTGTGATGGGAGCCATGTAAAACACAACAAAGAAACTGGAGACAATGTTGGCCCTTTGCTTCTCAAGAAGTAA